The genome window ATCCTCAAAGGAGCACCCATCTCCGGAGAGCAGGCTGACAAATACGTTCTTAAGAAAGCCAGATGGATTCTGGATAAGCTAAATCTGGTGGAATCGGTTAAGGAAGGAGATATCGTAACAGGTTCCAGAATTCTGTATCTCGGGAAAAAATATTACACAGAGGTCTATTTCAACGATAGCATCGAAGCAACAAAGATTGAGTTTAACCATTCCCGCTTCAGGATCACCACCAGTGGGAAGAATACCCAGGTAGATATTCATAAGGCGTTGGATGAGTTCTTCCGGGGGAAAGCTGCCGAAAAAATTACACCGAGAATGGAAAAATGGTCTGAAAAGACTGGATTAAAATATGGTTTGCTTCATTTTCGCAAACAAACCAAACGCTGGGGAAGCTGCACACCACGAAACAACATCGTGATCAACACCGAGGCAATAAAGTTGCCCTTTTCTCTGATCGATTACCTTATCGTCCATGAACTGTGTCATGTGAAATACAAGGATCACTCAAAGGCTTTCTGGGTGGAAGTGGGGAAATATTTGAGGAACCGGAAGGAGTTGGATGGGAGGATGAAGGGGATGAAGATGTAAAAAAGGGATGTCATCTCTGACGGGATGACATCCCTTTTTCTGCTCCCCTAACTTACGAAAGTTGCAACCAGGGGGGATTCCTTTTAATGAGTTTGATCTATTTATATGTCGGAAAAATATAAGATATTCGACATAATAAATTATTCATGTCGGATGAAGAAAGAATTCAGCACTTTAATGTCGAATTATTTATCTTTGCACGACATAAATATGTATGTATGCTATCTCATCCGGCATAAAATGACGGTAATGACGGTAATAATTAAAAAATCCGACACTAATGACTTACGACCCGAAAGTTCCATATAATGATCTTCCAGATCTGCCGCCCAAAATGGATATCGAAACCAGTGAGCTGCTTCTAAACCACGTAATAGTAGCTTCCCGCAGTCTTGCAGAGCTGAAAGGACTGTGTGAGACTATGACGGAAGAAGCTTTGTTGAATCTATTGTTCAATACTGTTGTGATGCAAGAGAGTCGTGACAGTTCAGCCATCGAAAACATTGTGACCACTCAGGATGAACTCTATCAGGCCGTGTTGAACGCAGAAAATGCAAATCCTGCTGCAAAGGAGGTCTTATCATACCGAGAGGCGATACAATCAGGTTTACACCTTATGAGAGATAATCAAAACTTTATTACGACAAATATTTTAGTGGACATTGTACAAAGAATAAAGCAGAATCAGTCGGGAATCAGGGTTCAACCAGGAACTGTTTTAAAAAATTCAATAACAGGAAATATCATTTACACCCCACCCTGTTGTGAGGAAGAAATACGCCAAAAAATGGCAAGCCTTGAGAAATTCATAAATATTAATGAGCTGAGTCCACTTGATCCAATTATCAAACTTACATTGATTCATTACCAGTTTGAAAGCATTCATCCATTCTCTGACGGTAATGGCAGGACAGGTCGTATCCTGAATATGCTTTACCTGATTCAACAGCAATTACTGCCCCACCCTGTGTTGTATCTCAGTGCCTACATAATAGATCACAAACAGGATTATTACAGGCTTCTCAATGAAGTTTCCCAAAAGGAAAACTGGCGTGATTGGATACTTTTTATGACAACAGCTGTGCATGAAACCGCACAACTCACTATACAAAAGATCAGGGATATCCTGCAACTAAAAAAGGAATTGGAGCCCCAAGTATTCAAGTCACTCGAAAAGTTCGGAAAACGGAACGAATTGTTTGAGCTTATGTTCAATATGCCGTACCTTAAAATTGAATTATTGGTTATAAAGGGAATTGCCCACAGGGAGACAGCATCAAATTACCTTAAAATTCTCGAAAAGGATGGTTTGCTGACCGCTTTGAAGATTAGTAAAAGCACTTATTATATCAACCATCGGCTAATGGAATTGCTGGTAAGAAGGGATTAGAAAAGATGCAACTGCGGGCTTCCCAGGATTTCAGCCAAATGAAAGTAGGAATGGTTTCCAATCTATAGCGATCATCCAGCCATGCGACAGTGGAGCAAATATAAAAAGAAGCTTTCTCGATTTCAGAAACAGCGCCGATTATCAGGCATGCGTTACATATGCGCGATGTCTTGGTTTAAGTTAAAATTACCGTCTTACTTAATTGAAATCCTACGTACAATGGTGCTGTTTTCCAGGGTGAATTGCAACACATAAAGGCCTGCTTGAATTCCTGTGGTGAGTATCCTCAGGTTATTACAGGGAGCACTATACTGATACACTTCTTGTCCTAAAAGGTTAAGAATACGTATATGGCTGAAATTCACAGGGGACACGATTTTAATCACCTCGTCAGCGGGATTCGGATAAATCCTCACAGATGCTTCCTCTTCCGGAATGCTATAAGTGATCATAGCATCTGTGCACACGGTATCAGATTCACCTGTACCGTAGACTGCTGAAACGCAGTAGGTTTGCAGGCCATTGGGAACCAGGGAGTCATCATAAATCGGGATAATGACAGGTGTAGTTGTGAGCAGGGTATCATTGCGGTACACATTATATCCCAAAACACCACCGGACGAGGGAGCCGTCCATTCCAGATGGACATAATTGCCGGTCACGACTGCATAGAGACCGGTAACAGTATCCAAAATCCCTGTTGATGATTTGCGAAAGATTGATGCCCCGGCATAAAAAAAGCCATTGGAGGTATCCGATAAATAGATTTTCTTTATATTGAAAGTCGTTCCTGCTGCTTCAGAAGACCAGCTCGACCCTCCATTGTTGGTACTCATGATCAGGCCACTATCACCTGCAATATAACCTATTGAGTCGTTGATAAAATAAACCGAGTTCAGATTTCGGGTAACTCCCGTTGGAAGGATTTGCCAGTTCTTACCGGTATTTGTTGTTTTATACATTAGACCACCAGGCGCTATCATATACCCGACATTATTGGATGGAAAATGAATTCCCCTGAATTGGCCATTCGGTTGATTTAGCACCCCGGTCCAGGTCCTTGCTGAATCAGAAGTTCTGATACAAACATAATTATTCAATGTGTCACGGCAAAAAACAAATCCGGTTGAGTCATTGATAAAAGAAATATTTGCGAAACCATAATATTCACCCGGAAAATCCAATAGGTGGCAGTCTCCTTCGTAAGAGGCAATAATCTGTGCAGGACTTGACAGATAATAGCCGACATCTTCAGCAGGATAGGAAATGTGATAAATATCATACAGACTAACATTGTGTGGTACATCTGACCAGGTATGCCCTTTGTCTACAGTTTTTTTAATATACGGAAAAATACCAAACACCAGTTTATAACCCACTGAATCATTGAGAAAAATCAGATCTCCGATATTGGCAGCAGCTTCATAATTTCCTCCTCCCCCATTAACCCAAGTGAATGTCTGCCAACCATCATCTGTCCGGTATATATCATATTCACAATAGTGCTCCGACTCCTCAGGTATAAAATAATCTGAATAATAACCCCCATTAGGGGAAGTGAAAACAACATTACTAACATAGGTATCGACAGAATTGATCAAATATGAAGTATGCACCCATTGTGCATACAAATTATTTACCGCGTAAAGAAAGACAAAGCATAGAAGAATTCTTTTCATCACAAACAGCATTTAGTTATTTGACTTTTTTAAGAACCTAAAACACCAATTTTAATGTGATCGGATTAATTTTGACTAATATACAAATTTAAATTGAATTTTTGATTGATTACATACGCCGGACAAACTAATCAGTCTGCGCCAATTTATTCTGATCATCTTATCTTTCAGACAATCAAATCAGTGATATGGTCAATTTGTGCCGGCTAAAGTTGATAAAATGGAACGGCACGTCCAGGCAGGATCTCTTTTCGATCCAGGAAGCTGTGAGTTTTCGGGCGTGATTAAAACAACAGAAAGGATGGCTTTAAACCTTTTCACTTGACAGGAGTTTTTCTAAAATGGATTCCTGCCCAATAAGTTTTCAAGTAGGTGTTTTCCTAAAAACATGGCAAGAACCTGGCATAAACAAAAAACACTTACCCAAATTACTGAGTAAGTGTTTGATTTTCATGCTCCCCAATCTGGACTTGAACCAGAGACCTACTGATTAACAGTCAGTCGCTCTAACCAACTGAGCTATTGGGGACTGTCGTGCACAAGTTTCCAAGAAATAATATATATATCCTTAAACTTGTAGGGTTCTTAAAAAGCGGGGCAAAATTATATAATAAATTGCAATTTACAATATCTTTGTTTAAATTTCTATCTAGGTTACAGGTTACAAGTTTCAGGTCACAGGTTATGCTTATAATTATTGATACACCAAACTTGCAACTTGTAACCTGCAACTTGTCACCTGCAACCTGTAACTTAAATTTAACTTCATCTCTGAAAATGCAAAAAATCCTTGGCCTTGGCAATGCTCTGGTAGATATCATGACCAAGCTTGACGATGACTCTCTTCTTGAAAAATTCTTTCTTCCGAAAGGCAGCATGCAACTGGTTGATAAACATCTTTCCGACAGAATCCTTCATGATACATCACATCTTCCGAGAACCATGACATCAGGCGGCTCAGCCGCCAACACTATCCATGGCCTCGCAAAAATGGGTATAGGAACCGGCTTTGCCGGGAAAATATGTTATGACGAATTCGGACATTTCTTTTTAAACGAACTGAAGACGAACCATATTCAACCACATCTTTCTTATGACGATACCGAAACCGGCAGGGCGATAGCGTTAGTCAGCATGGATTCGGAAAGAACTTTTGCAACTTACCTCGGCGCTGCTATGGAACTATCGGTCAGTGATCTCTATCCCGGGCTTTTCGATGATTATGCAATTATCCATATTGAAGGGTACATGGTCCAAAACCATGAGCTTCTGGCTGCCACCGTTAGAATGGCCAAAGAAAAAGGACTTAAAGTCTCGCTTGATCTGGCAAGCTATAATATTGTGGATGAAAACCTTGCATTCCTTCATTCGGTCATCCGAGAAAATGTCGACATCGTTTTTGCCAATGAAGAAGAAGCAAAGGCCTATTCAGGCCAAACCCCTGAAAAAGCATTGGATATCATCGGTAATGAATGTGATATGGCTATTGTGAAGCTGGGAGAAAAGGGTTCGCTGATAAAACATCATAACGAAATTATTACCGTTGACGGTTATCAGATCATCCCTATTGACACCACAGGTGCCGGAGATCTGTATGCCGCCGGTTTTCTTTATGGCCTCATAAAGGGTTACAACCTGGAGAAATGCGGACGTATAGCTTCCATACTTTCTGCCAAGGTTATTGAAGTCATAGGTGCAAAAATGACTGAACAGAAATGGAAGGAAACATACGCTATACTCCGAAGCGAATCACTACTATCCGAATCTCATTGAAAATTCAGCATATTCCTTAACTTTCATCTCAACCTGTAACCTGCAACCTGTAACCTGTAACCTCTAATCCCGACTTCATCGGGATTTCGCTCGGCTTCGCCTCGCTCAACCTGCAACCTGTAACCTGCAACCTTTAATTACAGGTTTTAGCTCGCATCTTGAAGCTTTTATCCCTATTTTTCTCCCTCAATATTTTATTATTAATCACTTTTTCATATTTTTGCAGCCCCTTTAAGGGATCCGTTATATTAATCCAAATACATAATTGACAAGAAATGAAGGTTTATCAAACTAGTGAAATCAAGAATATTGCTCTGATTGGCGGCGCGAAATCGGGAAAAACGACGCTGGCTGAATCTATGTTGTTTGAAGGTGGTAACATCAACCGCAGGGGTTCTGTCGAAGATAAGAATACGGTATCAGATTACAGGGATATTGAACTGGAACGCCAGAACTCAGTCTTTGCTTCTGTTCTTTATGCCGAATTTAACGGGAAAAAAATCAATATTCTCGATACCCCGGGGTTTGATGATTTCGTGGGAGAGGTTATTTCCTCACTTTATGTTGCTGATACAACCATTATGTTAGTCAATGCACAGAGCGGCATTGAGGTCGGAACTGAAGTCACATGGAGAATCACCGCTAAATATCATAAACCTGTCATCTTTGCAGTTAACCACCTGGAGCATGAGCATGCAAACTTTGATGAAGTCATAACACAGTTGAAGCATCGTTTTGGTAGTGGTGTTACCCTCGTTCAATACCCCATTAATCCGGGGCTCGGATTTAATTCCATTATCGACCTTCTGAAAATGAAGATGTTTAAATACCCTGAAGGTGGCGGCAAACCCGACATCACAGATATACCTGCTTCTGAGCAGGCCAAGGCAGAAGAGTTGCATAATAAACTTATTGAGGACCTTGCAGCCAATGATGAGAAACTTATGGAGGTCTTCTTCGAAAATGGCAAGCTTACCGAAGATGAAATTAATCAGGGATTGCGCATTGGACTGAATTCCAGGGGATTTTTCCCGGTTCTTTGTGTCAATGGCAAACATAATATGGGCGTCGGCCGTCTGCTTGAATTCATCTCACAGAATGCACCCTCTCCCAATGAAGTGCCACAACCTAAGACTACCGACGGAAAAGAGCTGAAATGCAATCCTGGTGCAACGCCATCGGCCTTTATCTTTAAAACCACTATCGAATCACATCTCGGGGAAGTGTCATTCTTTAAAGTATATTCCGGTACCCTAAATGAAGGGATTGACTTGATAAATGCCCGTAATAAATCCAAAGAAAGGATCACTCAACTTTTTGTATTCTGTGGTAAAAATAGGGAAAAAGTCGAAAAAGTATTCACCGGCGATATAGCTGCCACGATTAAACTGAAAAACACAATAACCAATGACACCTTGAACTCGGCACAGAATGCAGATGATGCAGTTACTCCTATTGCATTCCCCGATCCGAAGTTCAGGATGGCTGTGAAAGCCAAAAACACAGCCGATGATGAAAAACTCAGCTCAGCCCTGAATGACATGAAAAAGTCGGATCCGACACTTCTTCCCGGTTACTACAAAGAACTACGCCAGCTGATTATCGAAGGACAGGGAGAACTTCACCTGAATATTGCCAAATGGCACCTTGAAAATCAATATAAGATACCCATTGAGTTCCTCGCACCTAAAATACCGTACCGTGAAACAATCACCAAGGTATCCCAGGCTACGTACCAGCATAAAAAACAATCGGGAGGAGCAGGTCAGTTCGGAGAAGTCAGCATGCTCATTGAACCGTACACCGAAGGTTCACCTGAGCCGGGAAAATTTAAGCTCAAGCAGACCATGCGCAAATCATCGGTGACTCCTCTTGCTATCCAAAAAGGTGATACAGAGTTCGCTGTAAACGTAAGGGGAAAGGATGAGATTAAACTGGATTGGGGTGGCAAACTCATGTATTAT of Bacteroidota bacterium contains these proteins:
- a CDS encoding SprT family zinc-dependent metalloprotease; this encodes MPEVQYGDRTIQYSIQERNGLKSHYIVVEKNHGVILKGAPISGEQADKYVLKKARWILDKLNLVESVKEGDIVTGSRILYLGKKYYTEVYFNDSIEATKIEFNHSRFRITTSGKNTQVDIHKALDEFFRGKAAEKITPRMEKWSEKTGLKYGLLHFRKQTKRWGSCTPRNNIVINTEAIKLPFSLIDYLIVHELCHVKYKDHSKAFWVEVGKYLRNRKELDGRMKGMKM
- a CDS encoding elongation factor G, which codes for MKVYQTSEIKNIALIGGAKSGKTTLAESMLFEGGNINRRGSVEDKNTVSDYRDIELERQNSVFASVLYAEFNGKKINILDTPGFDDFVGEVISSLYVADTTIMLVNAQSGIEVGTEVTWRITAKYHKPVIFAVNHLEHEHANFDEVITQLKHRFGSGVTLVQYPINPGLGFNSIIDLLKMKMFKYPEGGGKPDITDIPASEQAKAEELHNKLIEDLAANDEKLMEVFFENGKLTEDEINQGLRIGLNSRGFFPVLCVNGKHNMGVGRLLEFISQNAPSPNEVPQPKTTDGKELKCNPGATPSAFIFKTTIESHLGEVSFFKVYSGTLNEGIDLINARNKSKERITQLFVFCGKNREKVEKVFTGDIAATIKLKNTITNDTLNSAQNADDAVTPIAFPDPKFRMAVKAKNTADDEKLSSALNDMKKSDPTLLPGYYKELRQLIIEGQGELHLNIAKWHLENQYKIPIEFLAPKIPYRETITKVSQATYQHKKQSGGAGQFGEVSMLIEPYTEGSPEPGKFKLKQTMRKSSVTPLAIQKGDTEFAVNVRGKDEIKLDWGGKLMYYNCIVGGSIDARFLPAILKGLMERMEEGPLTGSYARDIRVCVYDGRMHPVDSNEISFKIAGKTAFSMAFKEASPKILEPIYDLEVIVPEDKMGNVMTDLQSRRAVIMGMEHGTIKARVPLAEMGRYSTALSSLTSGWATYSMKFAEYAPVPADVQDKLLKEYEEQAKEEE
- a CDS encoding adenosine kinase; this translates as MQKILGLGNALVDIMTKLDDDSLLEKFFLPKGSMQLVDKHLSDRILHDTSHLPRTMTSGGSAANTIHGLAKMGIGTGFAGKICYDEFGHFFLNELKTNHIQPHLSYDDTETGRAIALVSMDSERTFATYLGAAMELSVSDLYPGLFDDYAIIHIEGYMVQNHELLAATVRMAKEKGLKVSLDLASYNIVDENLAFLHSVIRENVDIVFANEEEAKAYSGQTPEKALDIIGNECDMAIVKLGEKGSLIKHHNEIITVDGYQIIPIDTTGAGDLYAAGFLYGLIKGYNLEKCGRIASILSAKVIEVIGAKMTEQKWKETYAILRSESLLSESH
- a CDS encoding Fic family protein codes for the protein MTYDPKVPYNDLPDLPPKMDIETSELLLNHVIVASRSLAELKGLCETMTEEALLNLLFNTVVMQESRDSSAIENIVTTQDELYQAVLNAENANPAAKEVLSYREAIQSGLHLMRDNQNFITTNILVDIVQRIKQNQSGIRVQPGTVLKNSITGNIIYTPPCCEEEIRQKMASLEKFININELSPLDPIIKLTLIHYQFESIHPFSDGNGRTGRILNMLYLIQQQLLPHPVLYLSAYIIDHKQDYYRLLNEVSQKENWRDWILFMTTAVHETAQLTIQKIRDILQLKKELEPQVFKSLEKFGKRNELFELMFNMPYLKIELLVIKGIAHRETASNYLKILEKDGLLTALKISKSTYYINHRLMELLVRRD
- a CDS encoding YCF48-related protein, with product MKRILLCFVFLYAVNNLYAQWVHTSYLINSVDTYVSNVVFTSPNGGYYSDYFIPEESEHYCEYDIYRTDDGWQTFTWVNGGGGNYEAAANIGDLIFLNDSVGYKLVFGIFPYIKKTVDKGHTWSDVPHNVSLYDIYHISYPAEDVGYYLSSPAQIIASYEGDCHLLDFPGEYYGFANISFINDSTGFVFCRDTLNNYVCIRTSDSARTWTGVLNQPNGQFRGIHFPSNNVGYMIAPGGLMYKTTNTGKNWQILPTGVTRNLNSVYFINDSIGYIAGDSGLIMSTNNGGSSWSSEAAGTTFNIKKIYLSDTSNGFFYAGASIFRKSSTGILDTVTGLYAVVTGNYVHLEWTAPSSGGVLGYNVYRNDTLLTTTPVIIPIYDDSLVPNGLQTYCVSAVYGTGESDTVCTDAMITYSIPEEEASVRIYPNPADEVIKIVSPVNFSHIRILNLLGQEVYQYSAPCNNLRILTTGIQAGLYVLQFTLENSTIVRRISIK